A genome region from Arachis duranensis cultivar V14167 chromosome 8, aradu.V14167.gnm2.J7QH, whole genome shotgun sequence includes the following:
- the LOC107461151 gene encoding cyclin-D5-1-like isoform X1: MKNRTRKMDDLSSCNLLCEEEETFLELERDEEYSAFQSGMDHQGVSENEDLGVLLEREIRIGFRKDETFVFEDWMKRSRTDAINWILKTRATLGFRFQTAYLSVTYFDRFLSKRSIDSEKEWAIRLLSIACLSLASKMEECSVPELSVFQSKDYCFESKVIRRMEILVLTTLDWNMSIITPYDFLPYFITKFCNQPPPTTTFSKTMQLIFTTIKEVSIMDHKPSVVAAAATLVSLDQQLTIEAVELKISSIPQHRFLDPKDVFSCYNLIQRLQEENNTRRDNNVLHTPSPSTIDMIESSLITSSAAVTKRRRLSFNDDQSSEGKGLD, from the exons ATGAAGAACAGAACCAGAAAAATGGACGATCTGTCTTCGTGCAACCTTCtttgtgaagaagaagaaacatttTTGGAATtggaaagagatgaagaatACTCTGCCTTTCAATCAGGAATGGATCATCAAGGTGTTTCAGAGAATGAGGATTTGGGGGTTCTGCTTGAGAGAGAGATCCGTATTGGGTTCCGAAAAGATGAGACTTTTGTGTTTGAGGATTGGATGAAACGTTCCCGCACAGATGCAATCAATTGGATTCTCAAA ACAAGAGCAACATTGGGATTTCGCTTTCAAACGGCTTATTTGTCTGTCACATATTTCGATCGGTTCCTTTCCAAGCGGTCCATTGAT AGTGAAAAGGAGTGGGCAATCCGGTTACTATCAATTGCATGCCTTTCTTTGGCTTCAAAGATGGAAGAATGCAGTGTGCCTGAGTTATCAGTGTTTCAGTCAAAAGATTACTGCTTTGAGAGCAAAGTGATTAGGAGAATGGAGATTTTGGTGCTAACCACATTGGATTGGAATATGAGCATTATAACCCCCTATGATTTCCTTCCTTATTTCATCACAAAGTTCTGCAATCAACCCCCACCAACTACCACTTTTTCCAAGACCATGCAACTCATCTTCACCACAATCAAAG AGGTGAGCATAATGGATCACAAACCATCTGTTGTTGCAGCTGCAGCTACTTTGGTGTCATTGGATCAGCAACTAACCATAGAAGCTGTAGAGTTGAAGATTAGTTCAATTCCTCAACATAGGTTTCTTGATCCT AAAGATGTATTTTCCTGCTACAATCTAATTCAAAGATTACAAGAGGAGAATAATACAAGAAGAGACAATAACGTTTTGCATACGCCTAGTCCTTCAACAATTGACATGATAGAGAGCTCTCTAATTACTTCTTCTGCTGCTGTCACAAAGAGGAGAAGACTCTCATTTAATGATGATCAAAGTTCTGAAGGGAAGGGACTTGACTAG
- the LOC107461151 gene encoding cyclin-D5-1-like isoform X2 yields the protein MKNRTRKMDDLSSCNLLCEEEETFLELERDEEYSAFQSGMDHQGVSENEDLGVLLEREIRIGFRKDETFVFEDWMKRSRTDAINWILKSEKEWAIRLLSIACLSLASKMEECSVPELSVFQSKDYCFESKVIRRMEILVLTTLDWNMSIITPYDFLPYFITKFCNQPPPTTTFSKTMQLIFTTIKEVSIMDHKPSVVAAAATLVSLDQQLTIEAVELKISSIPQHRFLDPKDVFSCYNLIQRLQEENNTRRDNNVLHTPSPSTIDMIESSLITSSAAVTKRRRLSFNDDQSSEGKGLD from the exons ATGAAGAACAGAACCAGAAAAATGGACGATCTGTCTTCGTGCAACCTTCtttgtgaagaagaagaaacatttTTGGAATtggaaagagatgaagaatACTCTGCCTTTCAATCAGGAATGGATCATCAAGGTGTTTCAGAGAATGAGGATTTGGGGGTTCTGCTTGAGAGAGAGATCCGTATTGGGTTCCGAAAAGATGAGACTTTTGTGTTTGAGGATTGGATGAAACGTTCCCGCACAGATGCAATCAATTGGATTCTCAAA AGTGAAAAGGAGTGGGCAATCCGGTTACTATCAATTGCATGCCTTTCTTTGGCTTCAAAGATGGAAGAATGCAGTGTGCCTGAGTTATCAGTGTTTCAGTCAAAAGATTACTGCTTTGAGAGCAAAGTGATTAGGAGAATGGAGATTTTGGTGCTAACCACATTGGATTGGAATATGAGCATTATAACCCCCTATGATTTCCTTCCTTATTTCATCACAAAGTTCTGCAATCAACCCCCACCAACTACCACTTTTTCCAAGACCATGCAACTCATCTTCACCACAATCAAAG AGGTGAGCATAATGGATCACAAACCATCTGTTGTTGCAGCTGCAGCTACTTTGGTGTCATTGGATCAGCAACTAACCATAGAAGCTGTAGAGTTGAAGATTAGTTCAATTCCTCAACATAGGTTTCTTGATCCT AAAGATGTATTTTCCTGCTACAATCTAATTCAAAGATTACAAGAGGAGAATAATACAAGAAGAGACAATAACGTTTTGCATACGCCTAGTCCTTCAACAATTGACATGATAGAGAGCTCTCTAATTACTTCTTCTGCTGCTGTCACAAAGAGGAGAAGACTCTCATTTAATGATGATCAAAGTTCTGAAGGGAAGGGACTTGACTAG